One window from the genome of Cyclobacterium amurskyense encodes:
- a CDS encoding ABC transporter permease, whose product MYRNYLKIAFRSIWKNKTFSLINVIGLSIGLSAAFVIGIMIYYDLTFDKFHEDRERIYRVVVDDTQGPDREGHFRGVPVPLIDVLQANSTGIDHVSPFFLFGFDKVTVASSQEEFDWPGDIVIADQEYFKIFNYQWLAGSSNAALENPYEVVLSKSRAEKYFPGKLPEEVIGNTLIYEDSLIVKVTGIVAEFEDRSDFTFKEFLSRSSVQNSEKYSYIYDTSWGSISSSTQLFIKTDKFNNKEAVQAQLNALAEEYKNEEMAALGYFRSFNLQPLKALHLNDNYGVFDNSSYRASADILFGLGFIALFLLLLGCINFINLNTAQSAKRAKEIGIRKTLGSSKKQLVIQYLGETFILTLSAAILSLFLASLLLRVFADFIPPGLSLDLMQNPVLIFSLLLLLILITFLAGFYPGLVLSHFKPVSVLKNQSVLDGDKGSLRKFLTVFQFVIAQVFIIATLLVGKQINYLINKDMGFKTESIAYIKAPRGEASLEKYEAFKEVLEAVPEVKNLSIAGDPPASQSYSGRGVSYFSEGEETHVQIQLLYGDENYLDLYGIDLLTGRLPLKDSISEYVINETLMRQIGFQKPEEVIGQQFKVNNKNIPIVGVMEDFNQSSLREEIEPMAFLQDSQNRTLHFSFEANDIENWPLAINKIESQWKEFFPDETFKINFVDEDVKKFYSEEQSTATLLKWSTGLAILISCLGLLGLVIHTTERRTKEIGIRKVLGASIMQLNLLLGKEFMVLVGIAFVIAVPIAWWGISTWLQEFANQTTLSWWVFLLGGLGISIIALAVISIKIFAAANTNPVNSLSTE is encoded by the coding sequence ATGTACAGAAATTATCTAAAAATCGCTTTTCGAAGTATCTGGAAAAACAAAACCTTCTCATTGATCAATGTAATTGGTCTTTCCATAGGTTTGAGTGCCGCTTTTGTGATCGGTATCATGATTTATTATGACCTTACTTTTGATAAATTTCATGAGGACAGAGAAAGGATTTACCGTGTAGTAGTAGATGATACCCAAGGACCTGACCGAGAAGGCCATTTTAGAGGTGTTCCGGTACCGCTAATTGATGTTTTACAAGCCAATAGTACAGGAATTGACCATGTCAGTCCATTTTTCCTTTTTGGTTTTGATAAAGTAACTGTAGCTTCTAGTCAAGAGGAATTTGACTGGCCAGGAGATATAGTGATTGCTGACCAGGAATACTTTAAGATTTTCAATTACCAATGGCTTGCGGGATCATCCAATGCAGCACTCGAAAATCCGTATGAAGTAGTATTGAGCAAAAGTAGGGCGGAAAAATACTTTCCTGGCAAATTACCCGAAGAAGTCATTGGCAATACCTTGATTTATGAGGATTCTTTAATCGTAAAAGTGACAGGAATTGTGGCTGAATTTGAAGACCGTAGTGACTTTACATTCAAGGAGTTTTTATCCCGAAGCTCGGTTCAAAATTCAGAGAAGTATAGTTATATCTATGATACTAGTTGGGGAAGTATCAGTTCATCAACCCAATTGTTTATTAAAACAGATAAATTTAATAATAAAGAAGCCGTGCAAGCCCAACTGAATGCTTTGGCTGAAGAGTACAAGAATGAAGAAATGGCTGCTTTGGGCTATTTCAGGTCCTTCAATTTGCAACCTTTGAAAGCCCTACACCTTAACGATAATTACGGCGTATTTGACAACAGCAGTTACCGGGCAAGCGCTGATATTTTATTTGGTTTAGGTTTTATTGCCCTTTTTCTATTGCTTTTAGGGTGCATTAATTTTATCAATCTCAATACAGCTCAATCTGCCAAACGGGCCAAGGAGATTGGTATTCGGAAAACTTTAGGAAGTTCCAAAAAACAGTTGGTGATTCAATACCTGGGTGAAACTTTCATTTTGACCCTTTCGGCAGCTATTTTGTCCCTATTCTTAGCTTCTTTACTGCTTCGTGTATTCGCCGACTTTATACCTCCTGGGCTTAGCTTGGATTTAATGCAAAACCCGGTGCTTATTTTTTCTTTATTGCTGTTACTAATCCTCATTACCTTTTTGGCGGGATTTTATCCAGGCCTTGTGTTGTCTCATTTTAAACCAGTATCCGTACTCAAAAATCAATCGGTTTTGGATGGGGACAAGGGGAGTTTAAGAAAATTCCTAACCGTTTTCCAATTTGTAATTGCCCAGGTTTTTATTATAGCCACGCTATTGGTAGGCAAACAGATAAACTACCTGATAAATAAGGACATGGGATTTAAAACGGAGTCTATTGCCTATATTAAAGCTCCGAGGGGTGAAGCTTCGCTTGAAAAATATGAAGCGTTTAAGGAGGTACTTGAAGCAGTCCCTGAGGTTAAAAATTTAAGTATTGCTGGAGATCCTCCCGCATCCCAAAGCTATTCAGGAAGAGGAGTGAGCTATTTTTCTGAGGGGGAGGAAACCCATGTTCAAATACAATTGCTCTATGGGGATGAAAATTACCTCGATTTATATGGAATAGACCTTTTGACGGGTCGTTTACCTCTCAAGGATTCCATTTCGGAATACGTAATCAATGAAACATTGATGCGCCAAATTGGATTTCAAAAACCGGAAGAGGTCATTGGCCAGCAATTCAAAGTAAACAATAAAAATATACCTATTGTAGGGGTTATGGAAGACTTTAACCAAAGTTCCTTAAGGGAGGAAATAGAGCCTATGGCATTTCTTCAGGATAGTCAAAATAGAACCCTACACTTTTCCTTTGAGGCTAACGATATAGAAAATTGGCCTTTGGCAATAAATAAAATAGAATCGCAGTGGAAGGAGTTCTTTCCTGACGAAACGTTTAAAATTAATTTTGTGGATGAGGATGTCAAGAAATTTTACAGCGAGGAGCAAAGTACGGCCACGCTTTTAAAATGGTCTACCGGATTGGCCATACTCATCAGTTGCCTTGGCCTTCTTGGTTTGGTAATCCATACCACCGAAAGGCGCACCAAAGAGATTGGCATTAGAAAAGTCCTGGGGGCCTCCATCATGCAACTTAACCTTTTACTTGGGAAGGAGTTCATGGTACTGGTCGGCATTGCTTTTGTTATAGCTGTTCCTATAGCCTGGTGGGGCATAAGTACCTGGTTACAGGAATTCGCCAACCAAACAACCTTGAGTTGGTGGGTCTTTCTACTTGGTGGCTTAGGTATTTCAATAATTGCATTGGCTGTCATCAGTATCAAAATATTTGCCGCAGCCAATACCAATCCTGTGAATAGCTTGAGTACGGAATAA
- a CDS encoding ABC transporter permease — MLRHNLKLFFRNIKNNKGTFLINTFGLGIGIASFLLLALYVHNDLSYNQFHDNYENIYRIRDGESVQTKGPLLPKLLEEIPEIENGTRIFDWEGFRISYEDVAFQENIIYVDEGFFSVFSFPFTEGSAKNAIQDKYGVVISTNLAKKYFGDEPAVGKKLQIKFEDVFLEVKGVVAIPSNSSIKFDIVSSYDTGEEISPWMKGIHDWYNTFSITYIQLKDGINPEALDEKLKQIVKENYLPVGQNETDLNLLSLSEYHAAEESNQTLIVILSIIALGIISIAIVNFINLTITSVLSRIKEIGIKKVHGASRSELFGQILTESFAVSFVALFLGLGLMAVFLPSFNSLFETKLHFAPFQNPVFIWIPLLIWAVVGILSGIIPSFFWARGTLTESLKGNAYSGSRSSAARHSLIVIQFAIAIVLISGTVLVRKQVKAMMEKDPLFDTENVIITELQPWQFPDLEKTSNQYKRIAAEIEESPLVEALSFSQCFPGYYGENYNGFYPQGENLPESIHLRKAYVGENYFKTFGIKILSGHGFEKGSVDFENAIVLNKAATQVLGYREANGQILNESSTSGEIRKLVGIVDNFSYQGVQHKAQPLVHIFADQEDFTNWGYFSIKAKKGASLQVLDQLKEKWSAAFSGIAPKFYFADEKLTEQYKEYIKINTLVAWFSILAVLLSCMGLFALASYSMAKRTKEIGIRKVNGAKVSEIIILLNKDFLKWVLMSFIIAVPIAWYGMHHWLEGFAYKTTISWWVFGLAGVLAIGIALLTVSYQSLNAAMANPVDALKEE, encoded by the coding sequence ATGCTGCGACATAACTTAAAACTTTTCTTTAGAAATATAAAGAACAACAAGGGGACCTTTTTGATTAATACCTTTGGATTAGGCATTGGGATTGCATCTTTTTTGCTTTTGGCACTTTATGTCCATAATGACCTGAGCTACAACCAATTTCATGATAATTATGAAAATATCTACAGGATCAGGGATGGGGAATCTGTTCAGACCAAAGGGCCTTTATTGCCGAAGCTATTGGAAGAGATACCTGAAATTGAAAATGGTACGCGAATTTTTGATTGGGAAGGTTTTCGCATAAGTTATGAAGATGTAGCCTTCCAGGAAAATATTATATACGTAGATGAAGGTTTTTTCTCTGTCTTTAGTTTTCCATTTACCGAAGGATCTGCAAAAAATGCTATTCAGGACAAATATGGGGTGGTGATAAGTACAAACCTTGCTAAAAAGTATTTTGGTGATGAACCTGCTGTAGGTAAAAAACTGCAAATAAAATTTGAGGATGTATTCCTAGAAGTTAAAGGGGTGGTAGCCATTCCTTCAAATTCTTCCATAAAATTTGATATTGTTTCCTCTTATGATACAGGGGAGGAGATTTCCCCTTGGATGAAGGGTATACATGACTGGTACAACACCTTTTCAATTACTTATATTCAACTAAAAGATGGAATAAACCCCGAAGCACTTGATGAAAAACTTAAGCAAATTGTTAAAGAAAATTACTTACCGGTAGGTCAAAATGAAACAGACCTTAACCTATTGTCTTTAAGTGAATACCATGCTGCTGAGGAATCCAACCAAACGCTAATTGTCATCCTCAGCATAATTGCTTTAGGCATTATAAGTATCGCTATTGTTAATTTTATAAATCTAACAATTACCAGTGTACTTTCTCGCATTAAGGAAATAGGCATTAAGAAAGTACATGGTGCCAGTAGGAGTGAGCTTTTTGGGCAAATATTGACAGAATCCTTTGCAGTTAGCTTTGTTGCCCTGTTTTTAGGGTTAGGCTTAATGGCTGTATTTCTTCCAAGCTTCAATTCACTCTTTGAAACCAAATTACATTTTGCACCTTTCCAAAATCCTGTTTTTATTTGGATACCATTGCTTATATGGGCGGTAGTGGGCATATTATCTGGTATTATACCCTCCTTTTTCTGGGCAAGGGGTACATTGACAGAAAGTCTAAAAGGAAATGCTTATTCAGGAAGCAGGTCTTCTGCTGCAAGACACTCCCTAATTGTGATTCAGTTTGCCATAGCTATTGTATTGATTTCAGGTACAGTTTTGGTCAGAAAACAAGTCAAGGCCATGATGGAGAAAGACCCTCTTTTTGACACGGAAAATGTAATCATTACAGAATTACAACCCTGGCAATTTCCTGACTTGGAAAAGACAAGCAACCAATACAAACGAATAGCTGCTGAGATAGAAGAAAGTCCATTGGTTGAGGCCCTAAGCTTCTCTCAGTGTTTCCCAGGTTACTATGGTGAAAATTACAATGGTTTTTACCCTCAGGGAGAAAACTTGCCAGAATCGATACACCTTCGAAAAGCCTATGTTGGAGAAAACTATTTTAAAACCTTTGGAATAAAAATATTGTCAGGTCATGGCTTTGAAAAAGGAAGCGTAGATTTTGAAAATGCGATTGTTCTCAATAAGGCTGCTACACAAGTGTTGGGTTATAGGGAAGCAAATGGGCAGATTCTTAATGAAAGCTCAACAAGTGGGGAAATTCGGAAGTTGGTGGGTATTGTGGATAATTTCAGCTATCAAGGAGTTCAACACAAAGCCCAACCATTGGTACATATTTTTGCTGATCAGGAGGATTTTACCAATTGGGGATATTTTTCCATCAAAGCAAAGAAAGGAGCAAGCCTTCAGGTGCTTGATCAATTGAAAGAAAAATGGAGTGCTGCTTTTTCAGGAATAGCACCCAAGTTTTATTTTGCAGATGAAAAACTTACCGAACAGTACAAAGAGTACATAAAAATCAACACCTTGGTGGCTTGGTTTTCTATACTTGCTGTTTTGCTTTCCTGCATGGGTTTGTTCGCCTTGGCTTCGTATTCCATGGCAAAAAGGACCAAAGAAATTGGCATTAGAAAGGTGAATGGCGCCAAAGTTTCCGAAATTATAATTTTACTTAACAAAGACTTTTTAAAATGGGTATTGATGTCTTTTATTATTGCCGTGCCAATAGCTTGGTACGGTATGCATCATTGGTTGGAAGGATTTGCTTATAAAACAACGATCAGTTGGTGGGTATTTGGTTTGGCGGGAGTACTTGCCATTGGCATTGCCCTTTTGACTGTTAGTTATCAAAGTCTCAATGCTGCCATGGCCAATCCTGTGGATGCTTTAAAGGAAGAATAG
- a CDS encoding ABC transporter ATP-binding protein yields MLIQLNNIFKWVQQGGRRVFLLKDINLEVEEGAFISIMGPSGSGKSTLLNVIGMLDVFDEGKYNFMDEPVHQLKEKHRAELYKQYIGFVFQAYHLIDELTVYENLEMPLLYKKHSGSERKALVADMLDRFNIVGKKDLFPTQLSGGQQQLVGVARALIGKPKLILADEPTGNLNSKQGQEIMELFKKLNEEGVTIIQVTHSEKNATYGKKVIHLLDGRMEKS; encoded by the coding sequence ATGCTCATACAATTAAATAATATTTTTAAATGGGTCCAACAGGGCGGAAGAAGGGTTTTTTTGCTTAAAGACATCAATCTTGAAGTTGAGGAAGGCGCTTTTATTTCCATTATGGGACCTTCCGGTTCAGGAAAGTCTACCTTGCTCAATGTAATTGGTATGTTGGATGTCTTTGATGAAGGTAAATACAATTTTATGGATGAACCTGTTCACCAATTGAAAGAAAAACACCGTGCTGAGCTCTACAAACAATACATTGGTTTTGTTTTTCAGGCTTATCATTTAATTGATGAGTTGACGGTCTATGAGAACCTGGAAATGCCTTTGCTCTATAAAAAGCATTCCGGATCTGAACGCAAAGCCCTTGTTGCTGATATGTTGGATCGTTTTAATATTGTAGGAAAAAAAGACTTGTTTCCAACTCAACTAAGTGGGGGACAACAGCAGCTTGTTGGAGTGGCTCGTGCTTTGATAGGAAAGCCTAAGTTAATTTTAGCTGATGAACCAACTGGTAATCTAAATTCAAAGCAAGGCCAAGAAATTATGGAGTTGTTTAAGAAATTAAATGAGGAAGGGGTCACCATTATACAGGTAACACATTCAGAAAAGAATGCTACTTATGGTAAAAAAGTAATTCACCTGTTGGATGGTAGAATGGAAAAATCTTGA
- a CDS encoding SulP family inorganic anion transporter, with translation MKSNNLFAHLKSDVASGLVVFLVALPLCLGIALASGAPLFSGIITGIIGGIVVGFLSQSHISVSGPAAGLTAIVFVAIADLGYESFLVAVILAGAMQLLLGLMKAGTISNYFPSNVIEGMLAGIGVIIFIQQIPLALGSDVEISSGLGIFVDIFAAFQDIQPGILIITVASLAVLITWQKTPALKKLKLVPGALVAVITGIVINGIFILTDSAFAVTSEYLVSLPVPKNIEEFKGIFVSPSYEAIFNPGVWIVAITITIVASIETLLCIEATERLDPLKRFVNTNVELKAQGVGNMISGVLGGLPMTSVVVRSSANANSGAKTKMSAIIHGFLLFICVLSIPAFLNMIPMATLAAILLTIGYKLANPATFKHFWERGKYQFIPFILTLLAVVFLGLLNGVALGMIVSVIFILRGNIKKAYFFRKEEYTSGDVIHVDLAQEVSFLNKAAIKLTLNKLPENSNVIINASDTVYIAQDVLDLIHEFKMVNAKEKGIKVKLVGFKDAYRLDNDIDTNNKVHIDKNLLSEERISQLFHN, from the coding sequence ATGAAAAGTAATAATCTATTTGCGCATCTAAAATCAGATGTTGCATCAGGTTTGGTAGTATTTCTGGTAGCACTACCTTTATGCTTGGGAATTGCCTTGGCATCTGGCGCACCCTTATTCTCAGGAATCATTACAGGCATCATAGGCGGTATCGTCGTTGGGTTCTTAAGTCAATCTCATATTAGTGTCTCAGGCCCTGCAGCTGGTTTGACGGCAATTGTTTTTGTTGCAATAGCAGATCTTGGCTATGAATCTTTCCTAGTAGCGGTAATTTTAGCTGGGGCTATGCAATTGCTCTTGGGTTTGATGAAAGCAGGAACAATATCCAATTATTTTCCTTCCAATGTTATTGAGGGAATGCTAGCAGGTATAGGCGTTATTATCTTTATTCAGCAAATTCCCTTGGCTTTGGGTTCTGACGTAGAAATAAGCTCTGGATTGGGGATTTTTGTTGATATATTTGCTGCCTTTCAAGACATTCAACCTGGAATTCTAATTATAACAGTTGCTTCTTTGGCAGTACTTATTACCTGGCAAAAAACACCTGCTTTGAAAAAGTTAAAGTTGGTGCCTGGCGCTTTGGTTGCTGTAATTACAGGAATTGTAATCAACGGAATCTTTATCTTAACAGACAGTGCTTTTGCCGTCACCTCGGAATATTTGGTTAGCCTACCAGTTCCTAAGAATATTGAAGAATTTAAAGGGATATTTGTTTCTCCATCTTATGAAGCAATTTTTAATCCTGGCGTATGGATTGTAGCCATTACTATTACCATTGTTGCTTCAATAGAGACATTACTATGCATAGAAGCCACGGAAAGATTGGACCCATTAAAACGATTTGTTAATACCAACGTAGAATTAAAAGCACAGGGAGTTGGTAATATGATCAGTGGCGTATTGGGTGGCTTACCAATGACATCGGTTGTGGTTAGGTCCTCAGCAAATGCAAATTCAGGTGCTAAAACCAAGATGTCGGCAATAATCCACGGTTTTCTTTTATTTATTTGCGTATTAAGTATTCCTGCTTTTCTAAATATGATTCCAATGGCAACCCTTGCCGCCATTTTATTAACCATTGGATATAAATTGGCAAATCCTGCTACATTTAAACATTTTTGGGAGCGAGGTAAATACCAATTTATTCCATTTATTTTAACGTTGTTGGCGGTGGTATTCCTTGGCTTGTTAAATGGAGTAGCATTAGGAATGATTGTAAGTGTGATTTTCATTCTAAGAGGTAATATCAAAAAAGCCTACTTCTTTAGAAAAGAAGAATACACAAGTGGTGATGTAATCCATGTAGATTTAGCCCAGGAAGTTTCATTTCTTAACAAAGCTGCAATTAAGCTTACTCTGAACAAACTCCCAGAGAATTCAAACGTAATAATAAATGCTTCAGATACAGTGTATATAGCTCAAGATGTACTTGATTTGATTCATGAATTTAAAATGGTAAATGCAAAAGAAAAAGGAATTAAGGTTAAATTAGTAGGTTTTAAAGATGCTTATCGATTAGACAATGATATCGATACCAACAATAAAGTTCATATCGACAAAAACCTTTTGTCAGAAGAAAGAATTAGCCAACTTTTCCATAATTAA
- a CDS encoding carbonic anhydrase family protein codes for MKAHTAETQATMTPAKALTILKEGNQRFVSNLKINRNLLEQVNDTKDGQFPFAVVLSCIDSRTSAELIFDQGLGDIFSVRIAGNVINKDILGSMEFACKLAGSKQIVVLGHSKCGAIKGACAGVKIGNLTGLLEKVHPAIDEVSDNMPKSNKTDPEFIRAVEKQNVISTMDLILQESPVLKELYENGEIGMTGGYYDVDTGEVSFMKAVIEEPVTK; via the coding sequence ATGAAAGCACATACTGCAGAAACACAGGCCACAATGACGCCAGCTAAGGCCTTGACTATATTAAAGGAAGGAAACCAACGTTTTGTAAGCAATCTTAAAATTAATAGAAATTTACTAGAGCAAGTAAATGACACTAAAGATGGACAGTTTCCTTTTGCTGTTGTCTTGAGCTGTATAGACAGTAGGACTTCTGCTGAATTGATTTTCGATCAAGGGTTAGGTGATATATTTAGCGTTAGAATAGCTGGGAATGTAATTAATAAAGACATTTTAGGAAGCATGGAATTTGCTTGTAAACTTGCTGGATCCAAACAAATCGTAGTCCTAGGACATAGCAAATGCGGAGCGATAAAAGGAGCCTGTGCTGGAGTAAAAATCGGAAATTTAACTGGATTATTGGAAAAGGTTCATCCTGCTATTGATGAAGTTTCAGACAATATGCCTAAGTCAAATAAAACTGACCCTGAGTTCATTAGGGCCGTAGAAAAACAAAATGTTATTTCTACCATGGACTTGATTCTACAAGAAAGTCCTGTTTTAAAAGAGTTGTATGAAAATGGAGAAATTGGAATGACAGGAGGTTATTATGATGTCGATACCGGAGAGGTATCATTTATGAAGGCTGTTATTGAAGAGCCTGTAACCAAATAA
- a CDS encoding cytochrome c biogenesis protein, whose protein sequence is MDFVDEEGNYLLSDMVEKANLLKPSERNEGHKELLKTDERFNIFYAVLIGDFLKLYPNRLDDNQTWYTSSQFTSGFEEEDAIFVQNIGKLYLSNLKEGLLTGNWEKADETFGYIDLYQREAGKSVYPSEAEIEGELLFNKLKLGNRLFGYFWLLGLMMLGLAITALFYSGKSLKTSWKLGVVLAWIGWVIFTFHLSLRWYIAKHPPWSDGFEMLVFVAWGVLLFGLVFGKKSHFTVPLGLLFSGTLLFVSFLDWLNPEITNLMPVLHSYWLKIHVAIIVSGYAPLALSAIIALLSLCLLVFKPKSPNPRWWLSMKELIVVNELSITVGLFLLTIGTFLGGVWANESWGRYWAWDPKETWALISVLIYAVVLHLRLIPGSRNAIIYNLASLWAFGAIIMTSFGVNYYLSGLHSYAKGDPVPVPYWVYVVTIVLLIVSITAYLRFGKLTEAEKRQLMI, encoded by the coding sequence ATGGATTTTGTTGACGAGGAGGGCAATTACCTACTGTCAGACATGGTAGAAAAGGCCAATTTGCTTAAACCTTCGGAAAGAAATGAAGGCCATAAAGAACTCCTTAAAACCGATGAAAGGTTTAATATTTTTTATGCGGTATTAATTGGAGATTTTCTGAAACTATACCCGAACCGTTTGGATGATAACCAAACCTGGTACACCAGTTCACAATTTACCAGTGGCTTTGAAGAAGAAGACGCCATTTTCGTACAAAACATTGGAAAGTTGTACTTAAGTAATTTAAAAGAAGGCTTACTAACCGGAAATTGGGAAAAGGCAGACGAGACATTTGGCTACATAGACCTGTATCAAAGGGAGGCCGGTAAGTCTGTTTATCCCAGTGAAGCTGAAATCGAAGGCGAGTTGCTATTTAATAAACTCAAACTAGGAAATCGCCTGTTCGGATATTTTTGGTTGCTTGGATTAATGATGTTAGGCCTTGCAATTACAGCCTTGTTTTATTCAGGTAAAAGTCTGAAAACTAGCTGGAAATTAGGTGTCGTTTTGGCTTGGATAGGTTGGGTAATATTTACCTTTCATCTGTCACTTCGCTGGTACATTGCCAAGCACCCACCATGGAGTGATGGATTCGAAATGTTGGTTTTTGTAGCTTGGGGGGTACTCCTTTTTGGATTAGTGTTTGGCAAAAAATCCCACTTTACTGTTCCTCTGGGACTATTGTTTTCTGGCACATTACTCTTCGTTAGTTTTCTGGATTGGCTCAATCCAGAAATCACCAACCTTATGCCAGTACTTCACTCCTACTGGCTAAAGATCCATGTGGCCATCATTGTTAGTGGCTATGCACCATTGGCACTTTCAGCAATTATTGCCTTACTAAGTTTATGTTTACTTGTGTTCAAACCCAAAAGTCCTAACCCTAGGTGGTGGCTTTCCATGAAAGAGCTCATTGTGGTCAATGAATTGTCTATCACTGTAGGTTTGTTCCTTTTGACAATAGGCACTTTTCTTGGGGGTGTATGGGCAAATGAGAGTTGGGGAAGGTATTGGGCTTGGGATCCTAAGGAAACATGGGCGCTTATCTCCGTTTTAATATATGCTGTGGTACTTCACTTAAGACTAATTCCTGGAAGTAGAAATGCCATAATTTACAATCTGGCAAGTTTATGGGCATTTGGTGCTATAATTATGACCTCATTTGGAGTGAATTATTACCTCTCAGGTTTGCATTCTTACGCCAAAGGAGATCCTGTTCCCGTTCCTTATTGGGTTTATGTAGTAACGATTGTCTTGCTTATTGTATCAATAACAGCTTACCTGAGGTTTGGTAAGTTAACAGAAGCAGAAAAGCGACAATTGATGATTTGA
- a CDS encoding cytochrome c biogenesis protein ResB, with protein sequence MKFLLSTKVSVLLLFILAVAMGIATFVENDHDTAVARALFYEAWWFELIMIWLCINFIAHIGQYKLLSKEKLPLGIFHLAFIVIIIGAGVTRIFSKEGVIHIRTGNSENIYYTSNNYLQIEGGNGVHFSQGTEFTFKTFDPSTYNISLEGQDFELVLEEYVPSAKRVYAPGNETILELSYINEGTREDQILRNGESLLLGDLSLEMNENGIAPLRIYRSDSGWMLATNVHLQVMEMASQQIGVIHANTAEKLKLRSLYQWERGALVVRDIKENVSLNYVPEEDLEAAKNYADGLKMSLFDSEKNKLASGFFPKVSYKPSWVAFEIGEKTYHLTYGPKAQMLPFSLHLNTFELKRYPGSQSPESYASEVMVQDNGESWPYRIFMNNVLDHRGYRFYQSSYDADEQGTVLTINQDKPGTYLTYLGYLFLGIGMILTLFAKNSRFNIMQRRLGKLSAGSNLLVLLSLFSFAVLGQENVSPEDFVVPKEKAEAYGRLIVQDLDGRMKPLNTLANEITR encoded by the coding sequence ATGAAATTCCTTCTTTCCACCAAAGTATCCGTGCTACTCCTTTTTATACTTGCTGTAGCTATGGGTATTGCCACTTTTGTAGAAAATGATCACGATACTGCTGTTGCCAGGGCATTGTTTTATGAAGCCTGGTGGTTTGAATTAATAATGATCTGGCTATGTATTAATTTCATAGCCCATATTGGACAATACAAATTATTAAGCAAAGAAAAGCTACCATTAGGGATTTTTCATCTGGCATTTATCGTTATCATTATAGGTGCTGGAGTCACCAGAATATTTAGTAAAGAAGGCGTAATTCATATTCGAACTGGAAATTCGGAAAATATTTACTACACCAGTAACAATTACTTGCAAATAGAGGGTGGAAATGGTGTTCATTTCAGCCAAGGAACTGAATTCACTTTCAAAACATTCGATCCAAGCACTTATAATATTTCCTTAGAAGGTCAAGATTTTGAACTGGTACTGGAGGAATACGTTCCTTCTGCCAAGCGGGTATATGCACCTGGAAATGAAACCATTTTAGAACTTTCCTATATAAATGAAGGCACAAGAGAAGACCAGATATTGAGAAATGGTGAATCTTTGCTTCTAGGTGATCTAAGTCTTGAAATGAATGAAAACGGAATCGCTCCGTTAAGAATTTATAGAAGTGATTCGGGCTGGATGCTTGCTACAAATGTGCATCTGCAAGTGATGGAAATGGCCAGTCAACAAATTGGTGTTATACATGCCAATACAGCAGAAAAGTTGAAACTTAGATCCCTTTATCAATGGGAAAGGGGTGCTTTAGTGGTAAGGGATATAAAGGAGAATGTAAGCCTAAACTATGTACCTGAGGAAGATTTGGAAGCGGCAAAAAACTATGCCGATGGTTTAAAGATGAGTCTTTTTGATAGCGAGAAGAATAAGTTGGCTTCAGGCTTTTTTCCAAAAGTAAGTTACAAACCTTCTTGGGTAGCTTTTGAAATTGGGGAAAAGACTTATCACTTGACCTATGGACCTAAAGCCCAAATGCTTCCCTTTTCTCTACACCTCAACACTTTTGAACTCAAGCGCTATCCGGGTTCCCAAAGCCCTGAAAGTTATGCCAGTGAAGTAATGGTTCAGGACAATGGGGAATCATGGCCTTATCGGATTTTTATGAACAACGTCCTGGATCATAGGGGATATCGATTTTATCAAAGTTCCTACGATGCTGATGAACAAGGAACAGTCCTCACTATCAATCAGGACAAGCCAGGAACTTACCTGACCTATTTGGGTTATTTGTTTTTAGGTATAGGAATGATACTGACCCTTTTTGCCAAAAACAGCCGATTCAATATTATGCAGCGACGACTCGGTAAGCTATCAGCAGGGAGCAACTTGCTTGTCCTTTTAAGTTTATTCTCATTTGCTGTTTTGGGTCAGGAAAATGTTTCTCCAGAGGATTTTGTGGTTCCAAAGGAGAAAGCAGAAGCATATGGAAGGCTTATTGTTCAGGACTTAGACGGACGCATGAAACCGTTGAATACTTTGGCCAATGAAATTACTCGTTAA